The nucleotide window CTTAGTTTCTtccaaagcagggaaaaaatatctgatttaagaataagaaagaaaagtaatggaaaatattttttttacaaatttgCTGAAGATGTTTCAATACGTTTAAAGCCCCCACTAGATACCTAGGATAGTGCAGAGCTGGTGAAAACACACAGACATCATTTGAATGCACTACCAGCAGCAGCTCACTATTCCTTGCAACGTCACTAAGGAAGATGAGTTATTTTTGTTCTCCTAATGGTGAGTGAGAAATTAGAGCAGAGAAGTTTTGTGATTTATCCAAGCCCTGGGGAACGTGGCGGGGCATCCAACTCAGAAATCCCAACGTGGTGGTTCCCAGTCCTGCGTCGTGCCATCCCTTGCCCCAGGCATTAAAAGACAGTATAATTAGAGCTCCCCGGTGAGTGGTTCGccagcagagccctgggaggaggaggatgtcaCAAACTAACCTAACAACTATGCTGCCgctgggaagcaggagagcTGCCTCTCTGGACCTGAAAAGCCGTTGTTACAGGGAAATGTGCGGGTCGCCACCGCATTTGCGAAGCCTCCTGCCCGCTACGTGCGGTCTCTATCTCCTGTGTGCCCCTTTCCAGGAGGGGAAGAGCTGGGGACACCAAACAAAGAAGCAGTAGCACTTCCCCAGGCCGGGAGGGCAGCCTTGGTGTGCATAATTCAGTGTGGATTCAATGTCCAGTGAGATGCCACTGGACATGCAGCGAAGCACGCTGGGACCCAGTGCCCCGACCCGGGGCATCTGTAGCAAAGGGAGGGACATTCTGGGGGACCGTagggggaaagggaggcagGAGGCACTCACCAGCAGGAGGACAAAGCAAGAGCAAGCACCACCCAAGAAAAGCGAGCAGGGGCAGCATCTGTAGCATCCCTGAAGCATGGATGTTCTGAAGCATCCctggggggggtgagggtgCTATGGGTCCATGCACACCACTGTGGGAATGTTCCCAGAGGTGTGGGGGCTCTGGCCACACAATGCACCAGCATTAATGGGATGTGGTGGGGTGATCACAACACCCCAGGTAGGAAAGCTGATCAGGCTTTGGAGACCCGGCCACTGGCATGCACCAGGAATTACTTGCCCCGCTCCTTGTCTGCCCTCAGTTTCCTGGGCTCTTATAGGGCCGTTCTTTAACACTGGGGGGTTCCTTGTAAATAAGGCTCATGTGCTGCTGCAGTTGGGCTGTATAACCTCTCTGCCCCTCCAAGGGTTTGAGGAACAAGATGGTGTCAACGTGTAGCGCTGGAATGCTCGGGTCTCTGCCGGGGCTGGGGAAAGCAAGCGAGGAGGCTTCGTCCCCCCGCACCCCCTAATCCTGCGCAGCATTGACAGCAATCCATTTCCAGGAGCCGGACTCTGGATGCGTGGGATGGTGAGCGAGAGGTGGTCACGAGGCAGCGGGCGGGAGACGATGGGGGTCAGCCCGGCACGAAGCACCCCCGTCTCGGAGCCCCTGCGCGCTGCACAGCTGGCTGCCTGCTCATGGCGGGGCAGGTGCGCAGCcgggtgctgctggcagggaccGCCACCACTGCCCGCGGCTGCCAGGACCAGGCTGCTCCCCGGGGACACTCGGCCTCATGCCGGGCTCGGCGAGAGGAGGGAGATTTCTTCAGCGTGGGCAGAGAGGCTGCCATCGGTGACCACGTAATGAGACATGATTTCACATGCCGGCGCTAAAACTCTGCCCCGCCAAGCGCAGCAGTGCGGGCGGTCAGGCCCCTCCGCTCGAGGTGCGGTCTGTCAGGATTATTCCTCCCGAAATCGCCGGGCAGGCGCCCGTGGGGAGGTCGGGGGCTCCTAGCCGGTGTCTgagggggcggcgggcagccTCGACACGCAGCCCCGCTTTCCTCACACCGCACTGCTCTGAGGAGTGCCCCCACCTTTCGTATTTTCGGTCCCCGCAGGGACGCTGCCCAGGCGCCACAGCGTGGGTGCAGCGTGGGGGGCggcggcagccccccccccccccccccccgccccgtccgGCCTCTTCCCGGCGCCCTGCCCGGGCTCCCGCCGTGCCCGCCGGCAGGGTGAGGGCGCAGAGGGGCGGGGGCGAGTGGCTGTGGGCGGGCGTCCCCCGCCGCAGGAGAGGGCCCGCGGGTGCCCAGAGCCACCGCGGGCGCGGGTGGGCGTCCCCCCTCGGGAAGTTGTGCCGCTGGGAGCCGGCGCGAGGCAGgaccgcgggggggggggggaggaaaccCGAGTTTGCGGCGCCGGTGCGCGGGGGCAGGAGCGAGAGCGAGCGAGCGGAGGCACCGCCGGCACACCGGCTCCGCCGGCCGGGCCGCCCCTCCTCAGCCGGGCAGCGCGGCCGCCAGCCCCCCGGCCGGTCGCCcacccgcccgccgcgccgccgaCAAGCTCCGCGCCGCCGtcccgcggcggcggccccgaCCGCCCGGCGGGCtcgggtcgggggggggggggggggggaggtgggagcggcgggggcgggggggggcgggggtggtgGCGGCAGCCGCGGGGGTCGTCGCCATGACGAGCGCGCgtgccgccgcctcccgccgctgAGCGGGGCGGCGCGCGGCCGCTGTCCCTTCAGCACCgcgcggccggcggggccgccctccccgccaacggcaccggcaccggcaccggcaccggcaccggcaccccccaccggcaccggcaccccCCACCGGcagcggggcggccccggcggcggcacCGAGGCGAGCCCTGGCGGCCccccgcgggcggcggcgatggcgggccggggccgggggcagcAGGGCGCGCCGGCGGGGGGCCGCGGCCGCTGAGAGAGCAGGTagggcgggcgcggcggggcgcggagcggagcggggcggctcccccgcggcgggggcccgagcggggcgggggagcggcggcgccCCCGGGGGCAGAGCCTGGGGccccgggcgggggcggcggcgcgggggtCCGGCACCTGAGGCGCGGCTGGGCGAGCGGcgcgggggggagcggggagcggggagcggggccccgggcggcggcagccgggggcggggggggtcctCGTctggcggggccggggcgcggcgggagggagggaaaggtcCGCGCCGACCCGGTCGCACGAAGGCCGTGAGTAATGGGGGGTTCGTAGGAGCGACAGCCGCAGCCCAGGTGAAGGGTACGGGGAGGGACAGGAGCCTGCGGCGGGAACAAAGGAGCCGCCCCCGGTGTCTTCAGCGGGAGGTGGGAGAAAGAatgggggaaaggggaaaaaaggggaggaaaggggggaagagggaagaaagaaagaaaggaagagaaagagaatgaaggaaaggaaaggaagggaggcgagaaaggaagaaagacaggaaaaaggaagaaaaagaaagaaagaaagagtgagCAAACATCAATAGGTGAACATGCTGTAGATTTGCTCATTCTGCCGATTTTCGGTGCGATTGCATCCTAGGTTTTCATTCCCTATACACCTTTGGAAGGAGCTCACTATGACAGGGCAGAGTCTGAAGGCTTTATCTGAAGCAAATTTTGAAGACAATGAGATCAGCATCAACGTTGGaggctttaagaaaaagatgagatCCAACACATTATTAAGGTTCCCTGAGACCAGGCTGGGCAAACTGCTGAGCTGCCACTCAAAGGAGTCAATACTAGAGCTCTGCGACGACTATGATGACACCAAGAATGAATTTTATTTCGACAGGAACCCTGAGCTCTTTCCTTACGTGCTACATTTTTATAACACCGGCAAGCTCCATGTGATGGGTGAACTCTGCGTGTTTTCTTTCAGCCAGGAGATTGAATACTGGGGAATCAATGAATTCTTTATAGACTCCTGCTGCAGTTACAGCTACCATGGGAGGAAAATGGAGCCAGACCAAGAGAAATGGGAGGAGCAAAGTGACCAGGAAAGTACCACATCTTCTTTTGATGAGATTTTGGCATTCTACAACGATGCCTCTAAATTTGACAAACAACCCTTTGGAAACATCAGGAGGCAGCTCTGGCTCGCTTTGGATAATCCTGGGTACTCAGTCTTAAGCCGAATCTTCAGTGTCCTTTCAATAGTGGTGGTGCTGGGCTCCATCGTGACCATGTGCCTGAACAGCCTCCCAGACTTTCAAATTGTTGACAGCAATGGGAACCCCGAGGAAGACCCTCGCTTTGAAATCGTGGAACATTTTGGTATTGCATGGTTCACTTTTGAACTGGTGGCGAGATTTGCAGTAGCtcctgactttttaaaatttttcaagcATGCCCTGAATTTGATTGACCTAATGTCTATCCTTCCATTTTATATTACCTTAATTGTCAACTTGGTAGTGGAAAGTAGTCCGACTTTAGCAAATTTGGGCAGGGTTGCACAAGTCCTGAGACTCATGAGGATCTTTCGCATCTTAAAGCTTGCTAGACACTCCACAGGTCTCAGGTCTCTCGGAGCCACCCTGAAGTATAGCTACAGAGAGGTGGGGCTTCTTTTACTTTACCTCTCTGTTGGCATCTCCATTTTCTCAGTAGTGGCTTACACCAttgagaaagaagagaatgaGGGGTTAGCCACCATCCCTGCTTGTTGGTGGTGGGCTACCGTTAGCATGACCACAGTTGGCTACGGGGATGTTGTGCCAGGGAGCACTGCTGGCAAGTTGACAGCATCTGCATGCATCCTAGCCGGTATCCTAGTGGTAGTGCTTCCCATTACACTGATATTCAATAAATTCTCCCACTTTTACAGGCGTCAGAAGCAGTTAGAGAGTGCCATGAGAAGCTGTGATTTTGGTGATGGCATGAAAGAAGTTCCGTCAGTCAACTTAAGGGACTACTACGCTTATAAAGTTAAATCCCTTATGGCCAGTCTTACCAATATGAGCAGGAGTACCCCCAGTGAGCTGAGCCTGAATGATTCACTGCATTAGTGTACAAGTTTGACAGCAGTTTGCATGAGAGCTATCAAGAGCTATGTTTATAAATGTTTTCctatttgtcttctttttttcctagaggaTAGTGTTGCTGACACTGCACTAACTTTGCACTTGAGAAACTAAAGACATTTCTATTACAAACTGACAGTTTGCACATTTTCATCCTGTTGCATAGGTACTAAATGCTGACTTTTCCATACAAATGTTACCACTTCCATGACATTAGTGCTAGTGGTCTAGTGATGATCTGTTACTTTGTGCATTTCCTCATCTGAGCAGAGAAATGAACATACCCAGGTGGAATAAAAATTCTCAGCTGTGACAtgagtaatgaaaaaaatcacctatCACCTATACTGGTATCTGTACTAGTGTAGGATTTGCTATGCATTTTACAACAGTTTAAAACAATCACCTGTAAATCACTGACATGGGAACACTCTTCCCCGTCTTTCTGACTGGTAATTCTGATCATCACATGTGTGGAAACACCTCTGAGCTTCACATTTCAATGGAAGTTAGCTTACTCTTGAGCGCATGTGTTAAAAATTGGGTGTTCTTGTTCTGAAATGTTATGTATggtaatatttttcagaagctcTTAAGCGTAGACCTACCTCTGCTTCCAAGATTAGGTCAATATTGAGCCCTTTGAAGAAGCCCACCCCTCATTTTCAGGTAGCTACTTAGTCAAAGACTACATTTCCACAAGGGACTCTAGGTGTGGAGGCCCATGAAGACATCTCAGTTTCCCATTTCCAGAAATGATCTGCACACAGCTCGGTTCCAGTGAAGCTGAAGATATGTTGTGTTTGAGTGTCAAAATGGTTCTGAGATTAGACACACAAAAACGTGGGTTTTCAACAATTAGAAGCTCCAATGAAAAACTTGGATTTGTTTAATGAAGTGAAATATTCCCACATGAGCAGTACAGACAGCATTTTAGGAACTGACATTCATATACTGCAAAAAGACTAATTATAAAGGTGCCATATGTGATGCTGAGATATAAAATCTAATTTTATCAGGAAAGCTTGAAAGCAGGTGTTGATGGCAGACAATTCCATTAAGCTTTCTGCCCAGGAAactctaaggaaaaaaaaaaccctgtaagtCACATTTTCCCTCAGAAAGGAACTCACAACTTACAGCTAAGGAAAAGTATAAGGGCCTAAGAAAGGAACAGATAAAGAAGAAGAGCTTAATACTGCACTTACTGTGGGCAGATCCTCCTACCTGTTTCTGTGACGCAGTCATTTTAAATCCTTTCAAGGGCTGgcctgtactttttttttttttaaaagatgtgagAGAGCAGAGCATCTGGGTTTTCAAGAGTAATCATGAATCTGCATAAACTTATTTTTTGAGTGCTCAGTCTCTTCCCTTGCAAAATTTTACAGACATCAAACACTTGTAGccaacaggcagcagccactgctTCCCTCGCTTTATACTTCTAGGAATCTGTGCTATGAAACAAACTACTGGCATTCAGTGGGCAGAACAGCATTTCTCTTCAGATCCTCCTGCTTTTCCATCCTATTTATTACATATAATGTTccagttaattatttttaattttttttattttacttgtgaAGACTAGAGAggttcagaaaataaattcaaactagttagaaattaaaataccaAAGCTAAAATTGTCATGTTTGGAAGCCTGTGTTTGTGTACCACAACAAGGAGTGGCCCGACTGGCAGAATAAAGCAAATACGGTATGGATAGGTAATTCCCATTTTTTAGGCTATTAGAGGTCGCTGTCTGGTCTGGATCTTTTGATGTTGTTGCTGTATCAGCTCCaccaaaaaccagaaaactgaGCACCCAGGGTGAGATTCCTGTTTGCACAGCGATCTATCA belongs to Haliaeetus albicilla chromosome 3, bHalAlb1.1, whole genome shotgun sequence and includes:
- the KCNS2 gene encoding potassium voltage-gated channel subfamily S member 2, coding for MTGQSLKALSEANFEDNEISINVGGFKKKMRSNTLLRFPETRLGKLLSCHSKESILELCDDYDDTKNEFYFDRNPELFPYVLHFYNTGKLHVMGELCVFSFSQEIEYWGINEFFIDSCCSYSYHGRKMEPDQEKWEEQSDQESTTSSFDEILAFYNDASKFDKQPFGNIRRQLWLALDNPGYSVLSRIFSVLSIVVVLGSIVTMCLNSLPDFQIVDSNGNPEEDPRFEIVEHFGIAWFTFELVARFAVAPDFLKFFKHALNLIDLMSILPFYITLIVNLVVESSPTLANLGRVAQVLRLMRIFRILKLARHSTGLRSLGATLKYSYREVGLLLLYLSVGISIFSVVAYTIEKEENEGLATIPACWWWATVSMTTVGYGDVVPGSTAGKLTASACILAGILVVVLPITLIFNKFSHFYRRQKQLESAMRSCDFGDGMKEVPSVNLRDYYAYKVKSLMASLTNMSRSTPSELSLNDSLH